The following proteins come from a genomic window of Carassius auratus strain Wakin unplaced genomic scaffold, ASM336829v1 scaf_tig00040296, whole genome shotgun sequence:
- the LOC113084573 gene encoding gastrula zinc finger protein XlCGF49.1-like, whose product MMKIRMMNVDDDDFVPSDDNAGSSSDGETASTSKEQWTVKDCGKTIRKRGHSVRQKRKDTEQKEFTCRKCNISFPTFKERKRHSKKHEVKKEFRCEQCGKDFFTFTYNMKVHMKTHEEKSFQCNECNKFFRSISNLTIHKRIHTGEKPYKCPQCEKSFSQRTHLKNHLLFHTNERLHQCPHCEKSYNVRSDLKNIYSSTAVRGRKTIYSHTAMRDRISALTARRASVSEQLWKNINSHTVMRGHTSAVNVEKPIKTPLL is encoded by the exons ATGATGAAGATCAGAATGATGAATGTTGATGATGATGACTTTGTTCCTTCAG ATGACAACGCTGGTTCATCTTCTGATGGAGAAACTGCCTCCACTTCCAAAGAGCAATGGACAGTGAAGGACTGTGGAAAGACTATCCGCAAACGCGGTCATTCAGTGAGACAAAAGAGAAAAGACACAGAACAGAAAGAATTCACTTGCAGGAAATGCAACATAAGTTTTCCTACCTTTAAAGAGAGGAAACGTCATTCAAAAAAGCACGAAGTGAAGAAGGAGTTTCGCTGCGAACAGTGCGGGAAAGATTTTTTCACCTTTACTTACAATATGAAAGTTCATATGAAGACACACGAGGAAAAGTCTTTCCAGTGCAACGAATGTAACAAGTTTTTCCGCAGCATTAGTAATCTTACTATTCATAAGAGAATCCACACGGGTGAAAAGCCATACAAGTGTCCTCAATGCGAGAAGAGCTTCAGCCAGAGAACGCATCTGAAGAACCATTTACTCTTTCACACTAATGAGAGACTGCATCAATGCCCACACTGCGAGAAGAGCTACAACGTCAGATCAGATCTTAAGAACATATACTCAAGCACAGCAGTGAGGGGTCGCAAAACCATTTACTCACACACAGCGATGAGAGACCGCATCAGTGCCCTCACTGCGAGAAGAGCTTCAGTCTCAGAACAGCTCTGGAAAAACATCAACTCACACACAGTGATGAGAGGCCATACCAGTGCAGTGAATGTGGAAAAACCTATAAAAACACCACTTCTCTAA